The nucleotide sequence CGCAGGACCTGTGGAAGAAGGCCGCGAAAGCCCAGTGGTACGCCAAGAACGTGGGCCTGGCCTACGGCAAGCTGCTCATCGCCTGCCCGCTCAACTGGCTCTCCGAGGAGCGGCTGGGCACCAAGATCGTGCAGGCGGCGGTGGACTGCAACTTCTTCCCGCTGTACGAGGTGGAGCGCGGGATCACCCGGCTGACCTACGACCCCGAGGCCAAGGGCAAGAAGATCCCGGTCGAAGAGTGGCTGAAGATGATGGGCAAGACCCGCCACATGATGAAGCCCGAGTTCGCCGAGGTCCTGGCCGAGTTCCAGCGGGAGGTCGACCGCCGGTTCCGGCGTATCAAGGCCATGAGCGAGCATCCCGACCTGTAGCTGACAGCAAGCCGCCGGCAGCGTCCGGCGGCTTGCCGCGTCTCCGGCGCGGGGCGGGTCTGTCGGGCAGGAGTTTCTGCGGGACACGGAGAAACTCGCGTCGCCGCACAACGCGCGGTGTCCGCGCGCGGCTGCGCTCGCGCAGCCTGGGTGAGCAGGTGCGGGGACACGTCGAAAGGGGGCTCTCCGGATGGCGCTCGGACCCTTGGGGCCGGGTGAATTCGGCTTTGTCGAGGCGCTGATGAAGCGGGGCTTCATCAACATCCCCCGAATGCTGTTTGACTACACCCTCGATCTCGGTCTCGATTACGACCGGATCGGCAAGGTGTTCGCCGTCCTGGCCTGCGTGGGGGGGCCGGGCGAGAGCGCGTTTGGCTCGTATACCGTCACGCGGCGCGGCCTGCCCCGTGACTTCGACCAGGTGCGCACCCTGGTGCTCCAGCTGCAGGAGGACATGATCACCCGCTGCGACAAGGTGACGGAGAACGAGATCACCTTCTCCTTCGGGCCGCTGTTCGCGCGCCTGCGCGCGGTGTGGGAGGAGTACCGGCAGGAGCATGAGAAGGAGGCGGCCCGCCGGGGGCCGCATCCCGCGGTGGCCCTGGCCGAGGAGCTTCTGGGGCGGCCGCTCTCGGCGCGCGACGTGCGCGAGATCCTCGACTGGGTGGACGAGCTCGGGTTCACCGTCGAGATGGTGGAGCAGGTGCTGCGGGAGGGCCTCCGCCAGGGGGTCACCCGGATGAGCTACCTGAGCGCCATCGCGCGCGAGTGGGCGCAGGCCGACCTGCAGACGCCGGAGCAGGTGGCGGCCTACCTGCAGGAGCACCAGAAGACCGCGGCCCGCTACCGCCAGGCCACGCAGGCCCTTGGCATCAAGCGGCCGCTGACGGCGGCGGAGCAGGCGATGATCGAGCGCTGGTACGGCGAGTGGGGCTTCAGTGACGAGGTGGTCCTGCAGGCGTGTGAACTGGCAACGGGGGCGAAGAGCCCGCTCCAGTACACCAACAAGGTGCTGGAGAGCTGGATGCAGGAGGGGATCCGCACCGTCGCGGACCTGGACAAGCTCATGGAGCAGAAGCGGCGCACCGCGGCGGCCGGGGTTGAGCCCAGGCGTACGACCCGCGGCGGCCGCCGGACTCCCAGCCAGTCCAACGTCATTCTGAAGCGCGAGAAGAAGGATGATAGCTACTATGATGACGTCTTTAAGCGCTATGACTAGCGAGCGGATGCGGCGGCGAGAGGCGCGCATCCGGCAGCTGGAGCAGGAGCGGGACGAGCGGGAGGCGCGGATCTTCCAGCTCTTCCCCAGGCTGGCGGAGATCAAGGAGGTGCAGGCCGAGATCGGCCTCGACCTCGCCCGGCTCTACCTGAACCGGCCCACGCGCTTTCGGATGACCTTCGACGAACTGCGCGAGTGGTCCGTGCGGCTCTCCCGGGAGCGGGAGGCGCTCCTGCGCCAGCACGGGATCGACCCGCACGAACTGGAGGTGCACTGGGACTGCCCGGCCTGCCGGAACACCGGGTGGATCCGGGAGGCCGCCGGCGGTGACGAGGTCTCCCCGCCCCGCAAGTGCGCCTGCCTGATCCAGGAGGAGATCGAGGATCTCTACCGGGCCGCCGGCCTGACCGGCCCCCTGCGGGAGCAGACCTTCGACCGCTTCGACCTCACCGTCTACCCGCCGGAGCACCGGAAGCACAACGCCGGCGTCCTGGAGGACTGCCGCCGGTTTGCGGAGAGCGTGGCGAGCGGCACCGCAAGGGGCTCGCTGCTCCTGCAGGGCCCGGTCGGACTGGGGAAGACCTTCCTGGCCTGCGCCATCGGCAACCGGGTCATCGCCGCGGGCAAGACGGTGGGCTACTTCACCCTGTCGGAGTTCATCGACCTGGTCCGTTCGCAGAAGTTCGACGAGGACCGGAGCAGCGCCATACAGCCGCTGCTTGAGGCTGACCTGATCATCCTGGACGACCTGGGCGCCGAGAAGGTGACCGACTTCGTGGCGCAGGAGCTGTTCAACCTGATCAACCTCCGGCTCAACCGGCAGCTGCCGATGGTGGCCTCGACGAACCTGCTGCCCACCGAGCTCGAGGACACCTACGGCGAGCGCATCGCCTCGCGCCTGCTGTACGGCTTCGAGGCCCTCACGCTGAAGGGAAACGACGTCCGCAGGGTACTGCGCAAGCGGGCCAGCGGAGGGGCGCGCTGAGCGATGCAGAGGTGTACCGGCGAGCGCCGTCGAATAGAGCCCCGAGGAGGCTGGTCCATGGCAGAGGAGCAACGGCGCGCCCCACTGTTCGAGGCGCTGCAGGCCTACGCCCGCAAGGTGCGGGCTCCGCTGCACGTGCCCGGACATAAAATGGGGCGGGCGGCTCCCCCGGAGTGGCGGGCATTCCTGGGGGAGAGCGGCCTGGCGATCGACCAGACGGAGGCGCCGGGGCTGGATGACCTGCACGCACCCGAGGGCGTGATCGCTGAGGCTCAGGAGCTCGCGGCGGCGGCCTTCGGGGCCTGGCGGAGCTACTTCCTGGTGGGCGGCACCACCGCCGGCCTGCACGCCTTGATCCTGGCCGCCTGCGAGCCGGGGACGGCAATCGCCGTGCCCCGCCACGCCCACCGCTCGGTGCTGGGCGCGCTCATCCTGGCCGGCCTGCGCCCGCACTGGGTGCGGGTGGCGTTCGACCCCGAATTGGGGCTGGCCACCGGCGCAGACCGCGGGTCGCTGCAGGAGGCTCTGCAGGGGGCGGCCGCGGCCGTGCTTGTCCACCCCACCTACTACGGCATCGCAGCGGCTTTGGAGGCCGAGATCGGCCTTGTCCACGGGGCCGGCCTGCCCGTGCTGGTGGACGAGGCCCACGGCACCCACTTCGCCTTCCATCCCGACCTGCCGCCCTCGGCGCTCTCCCTGGGAGCGGACGGGGTCGTGCAGTCGGTGCACAAGACGGGCGGGAGCCTCACCCAGTCCTCGCTCTGCCACCTGGGCCGCGGGAGCAGGCTCACGCCCGCCCGGGTCGCGGAGATGCTGCGGCTGGTGCAGACCACCAGCCCGTCCTACCTGCTGATGGCCTCGCTGGACGTTGCCCGGCGCGCGCTGGCACTCGAGGGCCGTGCGGCCTGGGAGCGGGCGCTGGTCCTGGCCGAAGAGGCTCGCCGGCGCGTCGAGGCCATCCCCGGGCTCAGGGTCCGCCCCACGGACGACCCCACCAAGCTGCTGATCGACGTGCGCCGCCGCTCCATCTCCGGGTTCCGGGCGGCGGAGTGGCTGTGGGACGAGGCAGGGGTGGCCGTCGAGGCCGCGGGGCTGACCTACCTGCTGGCCGTGCTGACCCCCGGCGATACGATGGAGACTGTGGACACCCTGGCGGCAGCGCTGTCCCGGCTGCCCTCGGACGAGGGTGTGCCGGCCCTGCCGCCCGAGCCGCCCTGGCCGGAGGTGGTCATGACGCCGCGGGCGGCCTACCTGGGCCCCAAGCGGGCCGTGCCGCTTGAGGAGGCGGTGGGACGGATCGCTGCCGAGCTGGTCGCGCCCTATCCCCCCGGCATTCCCGTGGTGGCGCCGGGCGAGCGGCTCACCCGCGACGTGGTGGACTACCTCGGGCACGCCGCCCGGTCCGGCTGGCACCTCCAGGGCCCCGCAGATCCCCGTCTTCGCAGCATTCAGGTCGTGGAGGAGTGAACGGCGGTGTCCGTCTTCATCACCTTTGAGGGCGTCGACGGTTCGGGCAAGTCCACGCAGCTCCGGCTGCTCCTGGCGTACCTGACCGAGTGCGGCATCCCCCATGTGTTCACCCGAGAGCCCGGAGGCACGCCGATCGCGGAGCAGATCCGGGAGGTGCTGCTGTCGCCGCGCAACCGGGGGATGTCGGTGATCACCGAGGCCCTGTTGTTCGCCGCCGGACGGGCGGAGCACGTCAGCCGCACCATCCGCCCGGCGCTGGAGGCGGGCAAGGTGGTCATCTGCGACCGGTACGTGGACTCGTCGCTGGTCTACCAGGGGGTGGCCGGCGGTTTGCCCCTGGAGTTTCTGGAGCAGATTAACCAGATGGCGACCGGGGCGCTGCGCCCGCACCGCACCATCGTGCTGGATCTGGCCCCAGATGCGGCCATGGCACGGCTGAAGGCGGGCGGGATGGACCGCATCGAGGAGAAGGCGCTCGAGTACCATGAGCTTGTGCGCCAGGGCTACCTCGAGCTCGCCCGCGCGGAGCCCCGGCGGGTCAAGGTCGTGGACGCCTCCCGCAGCGTGGAGGAGGTGCAGGCTCAGATTCGGACCCTCGTCGACGAGGTACTCCCCCGCCGTTTCGTAGGGGAGCGCTCCACATCCTGATGAGGAGGGGGGAGCCAGCGTGAAACTGGTGATTGCCGTGATTCAGGACAAGGATACGCACCGGCTGCTGACGGCGCTGACCCAGGAAGGGTTCAGGGCCACCAAGCTCAGCTCCACCGGCGGATTCCTCAGGGAGGGAAACACCACCCTCCTGATCGGCGTCGAGGATGAGCGGGCCGAGCGGGTCCTGCGCATCATACAGAACACCTGCCGGTCCCGGGAGCAGCTGGTCACGCCGCTCTCGCCGATGGGCGGCCCGGCGGACTCGTACATCCCCTATCCGGTGGAGATCACCGTGGGCGGCGCCACCATCTTCGTGCTCGACGTGGAGCGCTTCGAGCAGTACTAGGAGGATGCGGGTGTGAGTTGGTCCGCGATTCGCGGGCAGGACATGGCGGTGAGCCTCCTGCGGCGGGCGGTGGCCACCGGCAGGGTCGCCCACGCGTACCTCTTTGCGGGCCCTCGGGGTGTCGGCAGGCGCACGGCGGCCCTGGAGCTGGCACGCAGCCTTAACTGCCTCTCGCCTGACGGCGCGGAGGCCTGCGGCGCCTGCGTTTCTTGCCGCAAGCTGGCCGCAGAGCCGCCCGTGCACCCGGACGTCACGGTCGTGGAGCCCGACGGGCGGTTCATCCGGACCGAGCAGATGCGCGCGGTGCAGGCCGAGGTCTACGCCCGTCCCACCGAGGGCCGGGTGCGCGTGGTGGTGATCGACGGGGCGGAGCGCATGAACGCCGAGGCGGGCAACCGGCTTCTGAAGGTGCTGGAGGAGCCGCCGGCGTACGCCCGGTTCGTCCTGCTGACCACCAACCTGGCCGGCGTCCTGCCCACGATCGCCTCGCGGTGCCAGATCGTCCACTTCTCGCCGGTTCCCCCGGAGGAGATCGCGGCGGTCCTCCAGGAGAAGGCGGGGCTCGACCCCGGCCGGGCCAGGCTGTTCGCCTCGCTCTCCGGCGGGTCGGTGGGCGTGGCGATCGAGATGGCCGGCAATCCCGAGGTCGGGGAACGGCGGGACTCCGCCCTCCGGCTGCTGCTGCGGCTGGGGGAGATGGACGACGCCGACCTGCTGGCCCAGGCGGAGGCCTGGGAACAGGACAGAGACAACCTCGAGGCGCACCTGGAGATGACCACGCTCTGGCTGCGCG is from Symbiobacterium terraclitae and encodes:
- a CDS encoding DnaD domain-containing protein encodes the protein MALGPLGPGEFGFVEALMKRGFINIPRMLFDYTLDLGLDYDRIGKVFAVLACVGGPGESAFGSYTVTRRGLPRDFDQVRTLVLQLQEDMITRCDKVTENEITFSFGPLFARLRAVWEEYRQEHEKEAARRGPHPAVALAEELLGRPLSARDVREILDWVDELGFTVEMVEQVLREGLRQGVTRMSYLSAIAREWAQADLQTPEQVAAYLQEHQKTAARYRQATQALGIKRPLTAAEQAMIERWYGEWGFSDEVVLQACELATGAKSPLQYTNKVLESWMQEGIRTVADLDKLMEQKRRTAAAGVEPRRTTRGGRRTPSQSNVILKREKKDDSYYDDVFKRYD
- the tmk gene encoding dTMP kinase; translation: MSVFITFEGVDGSGKSTQLRLLLAYLTECGIPHVFTREPGGTPIAEQIREVLLSPRNRGMSVITEALLFAAGRAEHVSRTIRPALEAGKVVICDRYVDSSLVYQGVAGGLPLEFLEQINQMATGALRPHRTIVLDLAPDAAMARLKAGGMDRIEEKALEYHELVRQGYLELARAEPRRVKVVDASRSVEEVQAQIRTLVDEVLPRRFVGERSTS
- a CDS encoding aminotransferase class I/II-fold pyridoxal phosphate-dependent enzyme, with amino-acid sequence MAEEQRRAPLFEALQAYARKVRAPLHVPGHKMGRAAPPEWRAFLGESGLAIDQTEAPGLDDLHAPEGVIAEAQELAAAAFGAWRSYFLVGGTTAGLHALILAACEPGTAIAVPRHAHRSVLGALILAGLRPHWVRVAFDPELGLATGADRGSLQEALQGAAAAVLVHPTYYGIAAALEAEIGLVHGAGLPVLVDEAHGTHFAFHPDLPPSALSLGADGVVQSVHKTGGSLTQSSLCHLGRGSRLTPARVAEMLRLVQTTSPSYLLMASLDVARRALALEGRAAWERALVLAEEARRRVEAIPGLRVRPTDDPTKLLIDVRRRSISGFRAAEWLWDEAGVAVEAAGLTYLLAVLTPGDTMETVDTLAAALSRLPSDEGVPALPPEPPWPEVVMTPRAAYLGPKRAVPLEEAVGRIAAELVAPYPPGIPVVAPGERLTRDVVDYLGHAARSGWHLQGPADPRLRSIQVVEE
- the holB gene encoding DNA polymerase III subunit delta', coding for MSWSAIRGQDMAVSLLRRAVATGRVAHAYLFAGPRGVGRRTAALELARSLNCLSPDGAEACGACVSCRKLAAEPPVHPDVTVVEPDGRFIRTEQMRAVQAEVYARPTEGRVRVVVIDGAERMNAEAGNRLLKVLEEPPAYARFVLLTTNLAGVLPTIASRCQIVHFSPVPPEEIAAVLQEKAGLDPGRARLFASLSGGSVGVAIEMAGNPEVGERRDSALRLLLRLGEMDDADLLAQAEAWEQDRDNLEAHLEMTTLWLRDALLLAQGAPERLVVNCDRTPDARRLAERYGGSGLLGMLEAVSAARGQLLRSANARLVLDVLMLRLQGAAAVQA
- a CDS encoding cyclic-di-AMP receptor — translated: MKLVIAVIQDKDTHRLLTALTQEGFRATKLSSTGGFLREGNTTLLIGVEDERAERVLRIIQNTCRSREQLVTPLSPMGGPADSYIPYPVEITVGGATIFVLDVERFEQY
- a CDS encoding ATP-binding protein — encoded protein: MRRREARIRQLEQERDEREARIFQLFPRLAEIKEVQAEIGLDLARLYLNRPTRFRMTFDELREWSVRLSREREALLRQHGIDPHELEVHWDCPACRNTGWIREAAGGDEVSPPRKCACLIQEEIEDLYRAAGLTGPLREQTFDRFDLTVYPPEHRKHNAGVLEDCRRFAESVASGTARGSLLLQGPVGLGKTFLACAIGNRVIAAGKTVGYFTLSEFIDLVRSQKFDEDRSSAIQPLLEADLIILDDLGAEKVTDFVAQELFNLINLRLNRQLPMVASTNLLPTELEDTYGERIASRLLYGFEALTLKGNDVRRVLRKRASGGAR